One window of the Podospora pseudopauciseta strain CBS 411.78 chromosome 4, whole genome shotgun sequence genome contains the following:
- a CDS encoding hypothetical protein (COG:S; EggNog:ENOG503NXDI) produces the protein MASGIKSLINSAKALYIGNSGSKAELPDLFPVVDKEIDGEDCDRDCNSCVVQYPKSFKIDETDALYGFVKGWSTHVLVATGKSDWVRDVADEKGSIMQAISHAKAPSNGRLMISASNIPTPHRTTSYSEPTTVLVLPAFAVVENVTPATVPTLVSIINDSPTNTSPLEPISIPPSITAHLPEPTPAMLKDITTRPSPHRALILLCSQKTRDARCGQSAPLLRKEFQRHLAPLGLYRDLDDERPGGVGIYFISHVGGHKYSANVMIYRRPDAFGLDEVELGKLTEEERQRVVPIKPQEGEDDLGAAQCIWLARVKPEDCEGIVKFTVLQGKVVKPQSQLRGGFDRGRGLMSW, from the exons ATGGCGAGCGGCATCAAATCACTCATCAACAGCGCCAAGGCCCTCTACATAGGCAACTCGGGCAGCAAGGCCGAGCTCCCGGACCTTTTTCCCGTCGTGGACAAGGAGATCGACGGCGAGGATTGCGACCGCGACTGCAACAGTTGCGTTGTCCAGTACCCAAAATCATTCAAGATTGACGAAACCGATGCGCTCTACGGCTTTGTGAAAGGATGGAGCACGCATGTTCTGGTTGCGACGGGCAAATCAGACTGGGTGCGCGATGTTGCGGATGAAAAGGGGAGCATCATGCAGGCCATCTCGCATGCCAAAGCTCCCAGCAATGGT CGCCTCATGATCTCTGCCTCCAACATTCCCACACCGCATCGGACCACCTCGTACTCTGAACCGACGACCGTCCTCGTACTGCCTGCCTTCGCCGTCGTCGAAAACGTCACACCTGCTACTGTGCCTACATTGGTGTCCATAATCAACGATTCACCTACCAACACCTCGCCACTCGAGCCAATTTccatccccccatccatAACAGCCCATCTTCCAGAACCAACGCCTGCCATGCTGAAGGACATCACAACACGGCCGTCACCACATCGCGCTCTTATCCTGCTCTGCTCTCAAAAGACCCGCGATGCACGCTGCGGCCAGAGCGCGCCTCTTCTCCGAAAAGAATTCCAGAGGCACCTAGCACCACTAGGTCTCTACCGAGATTTAGACGATGAACGACCAGGGGGCGTGGGCATCTACTTTATCAGTCACGTCGGAGGACACAAGTACAGCGCCAATGTGATGATTTATCGGAGACCAGACGCATTCGGTTTGGACGAGGTGGAGCTGGGCAAGctgaccgaggaggagaggcagcGCGTGGTGCCAATCAAGCCAcaggagggcgaggacgacTTGGGCGCAGCGCAATGCATCTGGCTGGCGAGAGTGAAGCCAGAAGACTGCGAAGGCATCGTCAAGTTTACGGTTTTGCAGGGCAAGGTGGTGAAACCACAAAGCCAGTTGCGAGGAGGGTTCGAtagaggaagagggttgaTGAGTTGGTAG
- a CDS encoding hypothetical protein (EggNog:ENOG503P8FX), producing the protein MEQLKGGLLVASPAGGHAGPKLRKKLRKTVSKQRSAVSWRLGFSSSASTKNDQCETADKPPVLSLPSPDLSDPKWSEFFKNGGCFYPQDESVTPAQTSQTSVSLESSKPSQSPEASKPSLSEPSKALQPAESRDTLHEGQIVPELSHLVISDSDAQKRMSMCSNSEAPASPMTAMRRRAKTPIFSIGQLEGIPRPSNALARASTVELIAEQYRALLESDNAAREASHSESHSEPPPSHQERRLSIRRQQSSDHLRDELRAPRPVDTASGSPISDDGTLVSFEEETVYFKPVSFSPEPSPRPPPGSIANAPATDNLSLQICLDLLTRDLASALASRPSRTNSETSALQVWVMIEAYERLRDQLGSAGLGCEEYGALEGMLNFWLRALYSIHDNLTGVDRNSESDYGEEL; encoded by the coding sequence ATGGAGCAACTCAAGGGCGGTTTGTTGGTCGCCTCACCCGCCGGAGGACATGCCGGGCCGAAACTCAGAAAGAAGCTCAGAAAGACCGTGTCAAAACAACGAAGCGCCGTTTCCTGGCGGCTCGGCTTCTCGAGCTCAGCATCCACCAAGAATGATCAATGCGAAACCGCAGACAAGCCGCCTGTCTTGTCGTTGCCATCTCCCGACCTGAGCGATCCAAAATGGTCAGAGTTCTTCAAGAATGGGGGATGCTTTTATCCACAGGATGAATCCGTGACACCCGCGCAGACATCGCAGACTTCGGTGTCTTTGGAGTCTTCGAAGCCCTCACAGTCCCCGGAGGCTTCAAAACCCTCGCTCTCAGAGCCCTCGAAGGCCTTGCAGCCAGCAGAATCACGAGATACCCTACACGAAGGCCAGATTGTTCCCGAACTTTCGCACCTCGTCATTAGCGACAGCGACGCCCAGAAGCGAATGTCAATGTGCTCCAACTCGGAAGCCCCAGCAAGTCCCATGACGGCCATGAGACGGCGAGCCAAGACACCCATATTCTCAATAGGACAGCTGGAGGGCATTCCCAGACCAAGCAACGCGCTGGCCAGGGCATCAACCGTTGAACTCATCGCAGAACAATACCGGGCCCTTTTGGAATCAGACAACGCAGCTCGTGAGGCGTCACATTCCGAATCCCATTCAGAACCGCCTCCATCTCACCAAGAAAGGCGGTTATCCATCCGACGCCAACAAAGTTCAGACCATTTGCGGGATGAATTGAGAGCCCCCCGCCCGGTGGATACGGCTTCTGGCTCACCGATATCAGACGATGGGACGCTGGTGAGCttcgaggaggagacggtgtACTTTAAGCCTGTGTCCTTCTCCCCGGAACCATCACCCCGACCACCGCCCGGCAGCATCGCAAATGCGCCGGCGACTGATAATCTGAGTCTGCAGATATGTCTGGATTTGCTTACGAGGGATCTGGCTTCTGCGCTGGCTAGTCGGCCTAGCAGGACGAATTCGGAGACGTCGGCGCTGCAGGTTTGGGTTATGATTGAGGCTTATGAACGGCTGAGGGATCAGTTGGGGAGTGCTGGGCTGGGGTGTGAGGAGTATGGTGCGTTGGAGGGCATGTTGAACTTTTGGTTGAGGGCGTTGTATTCGATACATGATAATTTGACGGGGGTTGATCGAAATAGCGAGAGCGATTATGGGGAGGAGCTTTGA
- the RAD10 gene encoding ssDNA endonuclease and repair protein rad10 (COG:L; EggNog:ENOG503NXVJ; BUSCO:EOG09264DOU), with the protein MDDDFGADAEFLDALASSADAITSLNSNKTNKQPLPPPPPLPPPPQQQRPPGPPAFLPLKIQQPTPQRVEKPPPPQRHASTASGPPKIVQPTPQLLPSRASGSGSSILVSPRQKGNPVLACIKSIPWEYSDIPADYALGATTCALFLSLKYHRLHPEYIYTRIRLLQQRFLLRILLVLVDIPNHEDSLRELSKTSLVNNVTVILCWSAAEAGRYLELYKSYEHASAAGIKGQQATGYAERLVEFVTVPRVVNKADAVALVGTFGSLRGAVNADVETLGTVGGWGERKVKAWRRAVEAPFKGRKREGGKGVLRGAVSIGGVPSGGGAGRGTQGVRGGRGGGVRKTSGGAVRRVGKSLEVVGEVRFGSDDDEDEDEEGEEAMRVVEGGGRGQQGVSQAAASSSSAPAPAPAPAAKRKEPELSEGIAAALAKLRNNG; encoded by the coding sequence atGGACGACGATTTTGGCGCCGACGCCGAGTTTTTGGATGCCCTGGCTTCCTCAGCCGATGCCATCACTTCTTTGAATAgcaacaaaaccaacaaacaaccactaccaccaccaccaccactaccaccgccaccgcaaCAACAGCGACCCCCGGGCCCGCCCGCCTTTCTCCCACTCAAAATccaacaacccaccccccagcGAGTAgaaaaaccaccaccaccgcaacggCACGCCTCCACCGCGTCAGGTCCCCCAAAAATAgtccaaccaaccccccaacttCTCCCCTCCCGAGCCAGCGGCTCGGGGTCTTCAATCCTCGTATCCCCGCGGCAAAAAGGGAACCCAGTGCTAGCCTGCATAAAGTCCATACCGTGGGAGTACTCAGACATACCAGCCGACTATGCCCTCGGGGCGACCACCTGCGCCCTTTTCCTGAGCCTTAAAtaccaccgcctccacccaGAATACATCTACACCcgcatccgcctcctccaacaaaggTTCCTCCTCCGGATCTTGTTGGTGCTTGTCGACATTCCCAACCACGAGGATTCCCTCCGCGAGCTCTCCAAGACTTCCCTTGTGAATAACGTCACTGTAATTTTATGTTGGTCGGCGGCCGAGGCAGGGCGGTATCTCGAGCTGTATAAAAGCTATGAGCATGCGAGCGCGGCGGGGATAAAGGGGCAGCAGGCGACGGGGTATgcggagaggttggttgAGTTTGTGACTGtgccgagggtggtgaacaAGGCGGATGCGGTGGCGCTGGTGGGGACGTttgggagtttgaggggagCGGTTAATGCTGATGTGGAGACGCTGGGGActgtgggggggtggggggagaggaaggttaaggcttggaggagggcagTGGAGGCTCCGTTCaaggggaggaaaagggaggggggaaagggggtgttgaggggggcgGTTTCTATCGGGGGGGTGccgagtggtggtggtgctggaagGGGGACGCaaggggtgaggggggggagggggggaggggtgaggaAGACGAGTGGGggggcggtgaggagggtggggaagagcttggaagtggtgggagaggtgaggtttgggagtgatgatgatgaggatgaggatgaggagggggaggaggccatgagggtggttgagggggggggacgggggcAGCAAGGGGTGAGTCAGGCTGCGGCGAGTTCGAGTTctgctccggctccggctcccgctcccgctgcgaagaggaaggagccTGAGCTCAGTGAGGGGATTGCTGCTGCGTTGGCAAAGCTCAGGAACAATGGTTAG
- a CDS encoding hypothetical protein (COG:S; EggNog:ENOG503P0T6), with translation MVPPPLDNNNNNNNNSSSRGEAYDAAAYPSSQHHHHHQRNKSSVFRSFISGNSNSHSTPTPPVHGHHHHKRNNSDGTTTLPPPNIATNPGFYASEQNLAAINRAGVYHVGWEPPTSPVMPPTNPISTSRYPPITRHGYALEELVQNRQDNTRSPAAERPPPVPRGRFDPQYTSNNPPPSSPTKLSSFSTLKALGTSKPPKSSSSPVKPKKAKSATNLGGLLLRPKSYKNLKNGEDESGQGKDKENRSPGGVESPPPIYAQFASGGLSTSPPVELPIRNSSSGTHSVIPGGGDKGGGKGERGGDGVSRPPITTRPGGMGVRPRPKSFTSYVTGSGLRDKSRERGEEERGREREREREKGVGISFKRLTWGRGGDKNKDSGGGVVVGERPPAGLNNHLGGGSGSSNRSKSTTRVPNGGSGGRPRGRAGSNTADLPAIEPQDIDRHLEAMLDRRNIPENQRYKMRNLSDTVKMEFIRQDWAEMVAKKNEEVGMEGRQSVNLARGSMDVGARGRPTERELDEAAAGDKSTKKKKHGRGLSLTLGRGGGGKGDGSGGGGGGEKSPTKKKGDSSLGRHFRGKSSSESLVGGGESGGEGQQGGGGDGQQLTGGGLYTGFIAKVKGQQLPGDFVSYLRKVQKPELVEVGKLHKLRLLLRNETVAWIEEFIRQCGMEEIVDLLKRTMALEWREEHEDALLHEVLLCLKALCTTSLALKYLHTIHATLFPSLLHLIFDPEKKGPSEFTTRNIITSILFTYIQHAPSPGEKITRASTVLSFLRDPDPIKTSQTIEFIAQMQKPRPYRVWNKEVVNVTKEVFWIFLHNLNIVALPPPRDETSPEIVFTHEGYMERHFPQERPPVPAAPYVGGVEWDATNYLASHLDLLNAIIACTGPTREERNQLREELRVSGWEKAMGGTMRMCKEKFYGGVHDGLRTWVKAAVEDGWDVRDVRFGPPVEAKSRGASPAKKQQPPVQPPRLEMPKFDFGPLPQVVPAVVGDGGSGSQGVGLGINTSVAHVGNGGGGGGGGGGMTPKIGTPRVGGVVKADDFWLS, from the exons ATGGTGCCCCCGCCgctggacaacaacaacaacaacaacaacaacagcagcagcaggggagAGGCatatgatgctgctgcttacccttcctcccaacaccaccaccatcaccagcgcAACAAATCCTCCGTCTTCCGCTCCTTCATCAgtggcaacagcaacag ccacagcACTCCTACCCCCCCCGTCcacggccaccaccatcacaagcGCAACAACTCCGACGGcacaaccaccctccccccaccaaacATAGCCACCAACCCAGGCTTTTACGCCTCGGAGCAAAACCTCGCCGCCATCAACCGCGCCGGAGTGTACCACGTAGGCTGGGAACCGCCCACCTCCCCGGTCATGCCCCCGACAAACCCAATCAGCACAAGCCGCTACCCCCCCATAACCCGGCACGGGTACGCCCTGGAGGAATTGGTTCAGAACCGTCAGGATAACACCCGCTCGCCCGCTGCTGAACGTCCACCCCCCGTCCCGAGAGGGCGGTTCGACCCGCAAtacacctccaacaaccccccgccatcctccccgaCAAAactctcttctttttctacCCTCAAGGCGCTGGGGACTTCCAAACCGCCcaaatcatcatcctcgccggTTAAGCCGAAAAAGGCGAAATCGGCCACCAATCTGGGGGGGTTGCTCCTCCGGCCGAAGAGTTATAAGAACCTCAAGAacggggaggatgagagcGGGCAGGGGAAGGACAAAGAGAACCGCTCACCGGGGGGAGTGGAGAGTCCGCCCCCGATCTACGCCCAGTTTGCGAGCGGGGGGTTGAGCACCAGTCCGCCGGTGGAGTTGCCTATCAGGAACAGCAGCTCGGGGACTCATTCTGTGATTCCAGGTGGTGGGgacaaaggaggagggaaaggggaaagggggggggatggggtctCGAGACCGCCGATCACGACGAGGCCGGGGGGAATGGGGGTTAGGCCTCGGCCGAAGAGCTTCACGAGTTATGTTACGGGGAGTGGGCTGAGGGATAAGAGTAGGGAacggggggaggaagagcgggggagggagagggagagggagagggagaaaggggTGGGGATCAGTTTCAAGAGGTTGACTTGGGGACGGGGGGGGGATAAGAACAAGGATtctggggggggggtggtggtgggggagaggccgCCGGCTGGTTTGAATAACCATTTGGGTGGAGGGTCGGGGAGTTCAAACAGGAGCAAGAGCACCACGCGGGTTCCCAACGGCGGGAGCGGCGGGAGACCCAGGGGACGAGCGGGGAGCAATACTGCCGACTTACCGGCTATTGAGCCGCAAGATATTGACAGGCATCTGGAGGCTATGCTTGACAGGAGGAACATCCCTGAGAATCAGCGGTACAAGATGAGGAATTTGTCCGACACGGTGAAGATGGAGTTTATTCGTCAGGATTGGGCCGAGAtggtggccaagaagaatgaggaggtggggatggaggggaggcagAGTGTGAATCTCGCGCGGGGGTCGATGGATGTTGGAGCGAGGGGACGGCCGACGGAGAGGGAACTGGATGAGGCAGCGGCCGGGGATAAGTCgacaaagaagaagaagcacggGAGGGGGTTGTCTTTGAcgcttgggagggggggaggtgggaaaggggatggcagtggtggtggtggtggtggggagaagagcccgacaaagaagaagggggataGTAGTCTCGGGAGGCATTTTAGGGGGAAGAGCAGCAGTGAGAgtttggttgggggtggggagagtgggggggagggacagcaggggggagggggggatggacAGCAGCTGACGGGCGGGGGGCTGTATACTGGCTTCATAGCCAAGGTGAAGGGCCAGCAGCTGCCGGGGGACTTTGTGAGTTATTTGCGCAAGGTTCAGAAGccggagctggtggaggtggggaagCTGCACaagttgaggttgttgttgaggaatgAGACGGTGGCGTGGATCGAGGAGTTTATCAGGCAGTGCgggatggaggagattgtggaTTTGCTGAAAAGGACCATGGCGTTGGAGTGGAG AGAGGAACACGAAGACGCGCTCCTCCACGAagtcctcctctgcctcaaGGCGCTCTGCACCACCTCGCTGGCGCTGAAATACCTCCACACCATCCACGCGACTCTCTTCCCCTCTTTGTTGCATCTCATCTTTGACCCCGAAAAGAAGGGGCCGTCCGAGTTCACCACGAGGAATATTATCACTTCCATCCTGTTCACTTACATCCAGCACGCGCCCTCTCCCGGCGAGAAAATCACCCGCGCCAGCACCGTTTTGTCTTTTCTCCGCGACCCTGACCCGATAAAAACAAGCCAGACAATCGAGTTCATCGCCCAGATGCAGAAACCGCGACCTTACCGGGTCTGGAACAAGGAGGTGGTCAACGTCACCAAGGAAGTCTTTTGGATCTTTCTGCACAACCTCAACATTGTGGCCTTGCCCCCTCCACGGGATGAGACCTCGCCTGAGATTGTGTTTACTCACGAGGGGTACATGGAGCGGCATTTCCCACAGGAACGACCTCCCGTTCCGGCGGCGCCCTATGTCGGGGGTGTGGAGTGGGACGCGACGAACTATTTGGCTTCTCATTTGGACCTGCTGAACGCGATTATTGCGTGTACGGGGccgacgagggaggagaggaatCAACTGAGGGAAGAGCTGAGGGTTAGCGGGTGGGAGAAGGCGATGGGGGGCACGATGAGGATGTGCAAGGAAAAGTTTTATGGGGGCGTTCACGATGGGCTGAGGACGTGGGtcaaggcggcggtggaggacgGGTGGGATGTGAGGGATGTCAGGTTTGGTCCGCCGGTGGAGGCCAAGTCGAGGGGGGCGAGcccggccaagaagcagcagccgcctGTCCAGCCGCCGAGGTTGGAGATGCCGAAGTTTGACTTTGGGCCGTTGCCGCAGGTTGTTccggctgttgttggggatggtggtagTGGGAGTCaaggggttgggttggggattAATACTTCTGTTGCGCATGTTGGtaacggtggtggtggtggtggtggaggtggagggatgACGCCAAAGATTGGGACGCCCagggtggggggggtggtgaaggcggATGATTTTTGGTTGTCTTGA